The nucleotide sequence TACGCAGCCCGCGTACCGCAAGCATTCAACAGCCACTCGGGGAGGAGAATTCTGACAGGGTTCAAACACCTCAGAGATAGGGTAACAGTCCGAGCCACGAGCCGCTAGAGACCCGCCCCCACAATTAAAGGCCAAAAGCCGCTTGTCATCGTCACAATGGCAGCATGTTGGGGCAGCATAGCGGTCAATGGCTGGCGGGCAATTTTTTGGATCGCGATCGCACTGGCGATCGCCCCCGCGAGTAGAGTAGTGCCCTGCAAAAAGGCAATGACCGCCGGGTGAGCGACAATCGCAGGTAGCCCCGTGCCGCTCGCGCCAAACGTTGCCATCGTCACCGGCAATATTCGTCCGGCCTCCGTCAGTCCCAGCCGCCAATAATGGGCTAGAGTACCCCCCAAGACGAGGGGTAGGTAACCGTAAGCCAAGCTGGTAAACGGCTGCAGCTTGCCCTTGCTTCCGATCGCCATTGTGGCGGCATAGGCCAGCAGGGCGATCGCTGCCGGCACCAGCAATACTGCCACAGACAGAGCTGCGTGGAGCCAGAAGCGATCGAACGAGATCGGTATCTGCCACTGGGAGATAATTTCGGGCAGGCGATGGAGCAAAATGCCGCCGAAGAGGAGAAACAGCAGCGCCACTTCAGGCGATCGGGCGGTGTGGGTGGTCCACAGTTCGATACCGGGCGGACGCAAGTTGAACTCCACCGAGCGGTGCGGGCAAGCCTTGAGGCAGGTCATGCACAGCACGCAGTCTTTGTTCTCTTCCATTTGAGCTGGATGGGAATAGAGGGGACACCCCTCTGTTTCCTGCCCTTCCCCCTTCTGCGGCCCGCCTTTATAACACTGGTAAGTGGTGCATTCTGCCGAGCAAATGCCCCGCTGCGCCCGCAGTTCCGTCATCGACAGTTTGGCAAATAGCCCATTCATTCCCCCAATTGGACATAAGTAGCGGCACCACAGCCGCCGCTCGAAAATCGCCGAGCAGACGATCGCCCCCCCCGTAATTAGCAGCAGCAACCAACTGGAGAGATAAGCCGTATTCTCCAAATCCCACAGTTCCTCCCAGAGGTAAATCGCGGCAAAGAGGGCAAACAAAAACCAGCCGCCATAGCGATCCATCTGCTGCCGGGGCCAACGGGCTAACGGACGGGGCCACAGCCACAGAGACAGCTTTTGAACAATTTCTCCGTAAATCATGAAGGGGCAGATCGAGCACCACAATCGCCCCACAAACGGAAAGGCTATGAGGATGAGGGGCCACCACCAAGCCCAAAACAGGTTTAAGCCAATGTTGCGATCGCGGGTTTGCGGTCCTAGAAACAATAGCGTCACAACCAAAGCAAACAAGGGTGCAACCACCCAATAATTAATCCGATCGGGCCACCAAGGGCTGCGCAAAAACTGGCGCAGTTGCGGATAAGCATTGAGCAAATTCCAGCGGAAGCGGTCATTGCGGTTGGTGGTCCCCCAAAACGTCTCTTCCGTCAGCACCGCTGCCCCATTCGACTGAGCGATCGCCCGCGAGATCGCACTCTCCAGCTCGGTAAAGTTGCCCGGAAAATCGTACCCTTGTAACTGCCGCAATGCCTCTGGCGAGATCTGCGGGCGGGGCACCTTTTGCGAACGGCTGAACAAACTAATGGTGTAGTTCACCATTTGCTCGATATCCGCTTTGCGCACGCGCACTGGCGGCAACTGGATAAAATGTTCCGCCAGCCGCTTGAAATCGAGCTGGGACAGCGTCCGCTCTGCCGTCGCCACGATGCGAGCTTGACTGGTGCGGAGGGGGGCAGGCCATTCCCCTTCGCGGCTGACGGGTTGGTAAGTGCCCGACTCTAACAAGCGCCCAATCTTGTCGTATAGAGTGGGGGGCAGCTCGTGCAGGTTGTTCAGCAGCAAGGTGCCGCGCCCCAGCCACTCGATCAGCCCCGGCTTGCCCCCCAGCTTGCCAAACAACTCCGAGCCGCTTGCCTGCAATAGATTGCAGTCAAGTTGAATCATGGGCTCCCGTCGCGAAGAGGAGCTGAAGTGAATCAGAGCCGCAACAATGTCTTTGCCCAATCCCGGCTCGCCAAAAATCACGACTGGAGCGCGATCGCCTGCCGCCGTGCGAATCGCCTGCCGAATCCGCACGGCATACCGACTCGATCCCACCACCCCTCGTCGAGCTTTGGTGACTCGATAGGGCAGCAACGCCTCTTGCCGCTTTTGCTCGTACTCCAACTGCGAAGCCACATCTTGGAGTTGGGCGGCCAACTGACGGGAGAGGG is from Synechococcus sp. PCC 7336 and encodes:
- a CDS encoding sigma 54-interacting transcriptional regulator, with the translated sequence MEISDRAAWLQQNTIFKPLSLEVLEAIASAMQEREIRENRRIVLEGTLPGALYILRQGRVESYRSGTTGPTQAMSCLPGSVLYLQELLLEQPAERTAIALSDCHFWLVPQSDFAAIAQQYPEIAQTLSRQLAAQLQDVASQLEYEQKRQEALLPYRVTKARRGVVGSSRYAVRIRQAIRTAAGDRAPVVIFGEPGLGKDIVAALIHFSSSSRREPMIQLDCNLLQASGSELFGKLGGKPGLIEWLGRGTLLLNNLHELPPTLYDKIGRLLESGTYQPVSREGEWPAPLRTSQARIVATAERTLSQLDFKRLAEHFIQLPPVRVRKADIEQMVNYTISLFSRSQKVPRPQISPEALRQLQGYDFPGNFTELESAISRAIAQSNGAAVLTEETFWGTTNRNDRFRWNLLNAYPQLRQFLRSPWWPDRINYWVVAPLFALVVTLLFLGPQTRDRNIGLNLFWAWWWPLILIAFPFVGRLWCSICPFMIYGEIVQKLSLWLWPRPLARWPRQQMDRYGGWFLFALFAAIYLWEELWDLENTAYLSSWLLLLITGGAIVCSAIFERRLWCRYLCPIGGMNGLFAKLSMTELRAQRGICSAECTTYQCYKGGPQKGEGQETEGCPLYSHPAQMEENKDCVLCMTCLKACPHRSVEFNLRPPGIELWTTHTARSPEVALLFLLFGGILLHRLPEIISQWQIPISFDRFWLHAALSVAVLLVPAAIALLAYAATMAIGSKGKLQPFTSLAYGYLPLVLGGTLAHYWRLGLTEAGRILPVTMATFGASGTGLPAIVAHPAVIAFLQGTTLLAGAIASAIAIQKIARQPLTAMLPQHAAIVTMTSGFWPLIVGAGL